A genome region from Paradevosia shaoguanensis includes the following:
- a CDS encoding response regulator, giving the protein MSTPDLSDNKRLILVVEDEQRLRANVVEELIEAGYAVLDAEDGMEALERLDTATPDLILCDITMPRMGGYELLRALRKRGGHVANIPFVFLTALSDRVAVIEGRGAGADDYLTKPVDFDLMLITIKSRLDQVERIRQASNAEAETRRSLELAQAFEGNLEDLAAALSRLSAGVLLFDGSGQCVFRNPQAEAIIGNGLSLANGRLHVANATAASALRRALATAIDEGTNPDIVTVARDGEHPLIIQFISLGHGKAATRVRAAAFIIDPNAPPPLSEKLVTLLFGLTPTEARVAAAIGRGHSLECITEDMGITNTTFAFHLRNIFRKTQVARQQELVALLARSALLVQDERH; this is encoded by the coding sequence GTGAGCACTCCCGATCTTTCGGACAACAAGCGCCTGATCCTCGTGGTCGAGGATGAACAACGCCTGCGCGCCAATGTCGTTGAGGAACTGATCGAGGCCGGTTACGCGGTGCTCGATGCCGAAGACGGTATGGAGGCGCTTGAGCGCCTCGACACCGCCACGCCCGATCTCATCCTCTGCGACATCACCATGCCCCGCATGGGCGGCTACGAATTGCTGCGCGCCCTGCGCAAGCGCGGTGGGCACGTTGCCAACATCCCCTTCGTCTTCCTCACCGCGCTCTCGGACCGTGTCGCGGTGATCGAGGGGCGTGGCGCGGGCGCCGACGACTATCTCACCAAACCGGTCGATTTCGACCTGATGCTCATCACCATCAAGTCCCGGCTCGATCAGGTCGAGCGCATCCGCCAGGCCAGCAATGCCGAAGCCGAGACGCGCCGCTCGCTAGAATTGGCACAGGCCTTCGAAGGCAATCTCGAAGATCTCGCCGCTGCGCTTTCGCGACTCTCGGCGGGCGTGCTGCTCTTCGATGGCTCGGGCCAATGCGTCTTCCGCAACCCGCAGGCCGAGGCCATCATCGGCAATGGCCTCAGCCTGGCCAATGGTCGCCTGCACGTCGCCAACGCCACCGCCGCCAGTGCGCTACGCAGGGCGCTGGCCACCGCAATCGACGAAGGCACCAACCCCGATATCGTCACGGTCGCTCGCGACGGCGAGCATCCCCTCATAATCCAGTTCATCAGCCTCGGGCACGGCAAGGCCGCCACGCGCGTCCGCGCTGCCGCCTTCATCATCGATCCCAACGCCCCACCGCCGCTTTCGGAAAAGCTGGTCACCCTGCTTTTCGGCCTCACGCCAACGGAGGCGCGTGTGGCCGCCGCCATCGGCCGCGGTCACAGCCTCGAATGCATCACCGAGGACATGGGCATTACCAACACCACTTTCGCCTTCCACCTGCGCAACATCTTCCGCAAGACCCAGGTGGCCCGGCAACAGGAACTTGTCGCCCTCCTCGCCCGCAGCGCCCTACTGGTGCAGGACGAGCGTCACTAG
- a CDS encoding FGGY-family carbohydrate kinase, with the protein MTGRYFIGVDVGTASARAGVFDAAGGMLASASHPFAVHLETGDRAEQSSTEIWNAVCVCVRQAVASAGISPDAVGGIGFDATCSLVVLAENGRPLSISDSGEERDVIVWMDHRAIKQAERINATGHSILQFVGGNISPEMQTPKLLWLAENKPKVFANAWQFFDLPDFLTWKATDSLERSVCTVTCKWTYLAHEERWDADYFSTIGLGSLVEEGFARIGTEILAPGAPVGNGLSERAARELGLPKGIAVSASLIDAHAGGVGTVGAGGGLGATETRMAYVFGTSACTMSSSREAHSVSGVWGPYYSAMVPGLWLTEGGQSAAGAALDHLVTHHPATPEAAREAEAAGQTLVGWLAGKAMDASASLSEAARLAGQVHVVPEFLGNRAPHADPHAKALIAGLGMGRDIESLVALYVAGVMGLGYGVRQIVEVASAAGVVTEAIVISGGAGKSSLIRQLLADCTGIPVLVTAAAEPVLLGSAMLGAVAAGEFTSLPEAMKAMSTIETTVTPDGGMRAFHDSRYSAFADLQAVGRRIRGA; encoded by the coding sequence ATGACCGGGCGCTACTTCATTGGCGTGGATGTCGGAACGGCCAGCGCCCGCGCCGGCGTGTTCGATGCTGCGGGCGGCATGCTCGCTTCGGCAAGCCATCCGTTTGCAGTTCATCTCGAGACGGGCGATCGTGCCGAGCAATCCAGCACCGAGATATGGAACGCAGTGTGCGTCTGCGTGCGGCAGGCAGTGGCGAGCGCCGGGATCAGCCCGGATGCGGTTGGCGGCATCGGCTTCGACGCGACCTGCTCGCTTGTCGTGCTCGCGGAGAACGGGCGGCCGCTTTCGATCAGCGACAGCGGGGAAGAGCGCGACGTCATCGTCTGGATGGACCATCGGGCCATCAAGCAGGCAGAGCGGATCAATGCGACGGGACACTCGATCCTGCAATTCGTCGGCGGCAACATTTCGCCGGAAATGCAGACGCCCAAGCTCCTCTGGCTGGCCGAGAACAAGCCAAAGGTCTTTGCGAATGCGTGGCAGTTTTTCGATCTCCCCGATTTCCTGACGTGGAAAGCGACCGATAGTCTCGAGCGTTCGGTATGCACGGTGACGTGCAAGTGGACGTACCTCGCTCACGAAGAGCGCTGGGACGCCGACTACTTTTCGACCATCGGTCTCGGCAGCCTGGTCGAAGAGGGATTTGCCCGGATCGGGACGGAGATACTGGCGCCGGGAGCACCGGTCGGGAACGGGCTTTCCGAGCGTGCGGCCCGGGAACTGGGCTTGCCGAAGGGCATCGCGGTTTCTGCTTCGCTCATCGATGCACATGCAGGTGGCGTCGGGACTGTCGGGGCTGGAGGTGGCCTCGGGGCGACCGAGACGCGCATGGCTTACGTCTTCGGGACGTCGGCTTGCACGATGTCTTCGAGCCGCGAGGCGCATTCCGTGTCTGGTGTCTGGGGGCCTTATTATTCAGCGATGGTGCCGGGCTTGTGGCTCACCGAGGGTGGGCAGTCCGCAGCCGGAGCCGCGCTGGATCATCTGGTGACCCACCATCCGGCGACGCCTGAGGCGGCTAGGGAGGCCGAGGCGGCCGGGCAGACGCTTGTCGGCTGGCTGGCCGGAAAGGCGATGGATGCGTCGGCTTCGCTGTCGGAGGCGGCACGGCTTGCCGGGCAGGTGCATGTCGTTCCCGAATTCCTGGGCAATCGTGCGCCGCATGCCGATCCGCATGCCAAGGCGCTGATTGCCGGGCTGGGTATGGGCCGCGATATCGAGAGTTTGGTCGCGCTCTATGTTGCCGGCGTGATGGGGCTTGGCTATGGCGTGCGCCAGATAGTGGAAGTGGCCTCGGCAGCGGGTGTCGTGACGGAGGCGATCGTCATCAGCGGCGGCGCGGGGAAGTCGTCGCTGATCCGCCAGTTGCTCGCCGATTGCACGGGCATCCCGGTATTGGTGACGGCGGCAGCTGAGCCGGTTCTGCTAGGTTCGGCTATGCTTGGGGCGGTGGCGGCCGGCGAATTTACCTCGCTGCCTGAGGCGATGAAGGCAATGTCCACTATCGAGACGACGGTCACGCCGGACGGCGGAATGAGGGCGTTTCACGACAGCCGGTATTCGGCTTTTGCGGATCTGCAGGCCGTCGGTCGCCGTATCCGCGGGGCCTAG
- a CDS encoding SDR family oxidoreductase encodes MAFSLSGRVAAVTGAASGIGFACARAMVEQGARVALVDRNAEALNAACDTLGEQAFPVAVDLCDAPSIDTMLPRILDRAGQLDVFHANAGSYIGGVVAEGDPDQWDRMLNLNINAAFRSVRAVLPHMIGRGTGDIIFTSSIAGLVPVVWEPVYTASKHAIQAFVHTLRRQVAPQGIRVGAVAPGPVRTALISDWPDQKLQDALAAGDLMEPEEVADAVIFMLTRPRNVTIRDLVILPQRNDL; translated from the coding sequence ATGGCATTTTCACTGTCCGGCCGCGTCGCGGCGGTCACCGGCGCCGCGTCCGGAATTGGTTTCGCCTGCGCCCGGGCAATGGTCGAACAGGGCGCCCGGGTGGCTCTCGTCGATCGTAATGCCGAGGCGCTGAACGCGGCCTGCGATACGCTGGGAGAGCAGGCATTCCCAGTTGCGGTCGACCTTTGCGACGCCCCCAGCATCGACACCATGTTGCCTCGGATCCTCGATCGGGCGGGGCAGCTCGATGTGTTCCATGCCAATGCCGGGTCCTATATCGGCGGGGTCGTGGCGGAGGGCGATCCGGACCAATGGGACCGGATGCTCAACCTCAATATCAACGCGGCCTTCCGGTCGGTGCGGGCAGTCCTGCCGCATATGATTGGCCGCGGGACGGGCGACATCATTTTCACGAGCTCGATTGCGGGGCTGGTGCCGGTGGTGTGGGAGCCGGTCTATACGGCCTCCAAGCATGCCATCCAGGCTTTCGTTCATACGCTGCGCCGTCAGGTGGCGCCGCAGGGCATCCGCGTCGGGGCAGTTGCGCCGGGGCCGGTGCGTACGGCGCTCATCAGCGACTGGCCCGACCAGAAGCTTCAGGATGCTCTGGCGGCCGGGGACCTGATGGAGCCGGAGGAAGTTGCCGATGCAGTAATTTTCATGCTGACCCGGCCAAGAAACGTTACCATCCGCGACCTCGTTATCCTTCCGCAACGAAACGATCTTTGA
- a CDS encoding nucleoside hydrolase, translating to MSPNPSNPAFDLPLEARLKLLAPRPGRLRAVLDTDTYNEIDDQFALVQAWLSPDRIKLEAIYAAPFHNSRSSSPGEGMELSYQEILELLKRLDVDPKGLVYRGVTEYVGFDKVAREAEAVDDLIARARASSPDDPLYVIAIAAISNIASALLKAPDIIDRVVVVWLGGHALEWPHQVEFNLMQDVGGAQVLFDSGVPLVVVPCMGVTSHLHSSVPEIERYIEPCGEIGKFLSMRFKEYSDDHVGWAKEIWDMAAVAWLLDDSWTPSVLVPTPIMTDNTTYSTDRARHPMRYVTHVERNPILKDFIGKLQAFAGK from the coding sequence ATGTCGCCCAACCCCAGCAATCCGGCCTTCGACCTTCCGTTGGAGGCCCGGCTCAAGCTTCTTGCGCCGCGGCCCGGCCGCCTGCGCGCTGTGCTCGATACGGACACCTATAACGAGATCGACGACCAGTTCGCGCTGGTGCAGGCATGGCTGTCGCCTGACCGCATCAAGCTGGAGGCGATCTACGCCGCTCCGTTCCACAACAGCCGCTCGTCGAGCCCCGGCGAGGGCATGGAACTGAGCTATCAGGAAATTCTCGAACTGCTGAAGCGCCTCGACGTGGACCCGAAGGGGCTCGTCTATCGCGGTGTCACCGAATATGTCGGCTTCGACAAGGTGGCCCGCGAGGCCGAGGCGGTCGATGACCTGATCGCGCGTGCCCGCGCCTCTAGCCCGGATGATCCGCTCTACGTCATCGCCATCGCCGCCATCAGCAATATTGCCTCCGCCCTGCTCAAGGCGCCGGACATTATCGACCGCGTCGTCGTGGTCTGGCTCGGCGGACATGCGCTGGAATGGCCACACCAGGTCGAGTTCAACCTGATGCAGGATGTCGGCGGCGCGCAGGTGCTCTTCGATAGCGGCGTGCCGCTGGTCGTGGTGCCGTGCATGGGCGTTACCTCGCACCTCCACAGCTCCGTGCCCGAGATCGAGCGCTACATCGAGCCATGCGGCGAGATCGGCAAGTTCCTCTCCATGCGCTTCAAGGAATATTCGGACGATCACGTTGGCTGGGCCAAGGAGATATGGGACATGGCGGCCGTCGCCTGGCTGCTCGATGACAGCTGGACCCCGAGCGTGCTCGTGCCGACGCCGATCATGACTGACAACACGACCTACAGTACCGACCGCGCGCGGCACCCGATGCGCTACGTGACCCATGTCGAGCGCAATCCGATCCTCAAGGATTTCATCGGCAAGCTGCAGGCCTTTGCCGGCAAGTGA
- a CDS encoding carbohydrate ABC transporter permease, whose amino-acid sequence MTTARIKPAKALHIATIAAAGIVFFLPLWWIFISAMRPEDDIFRYLNPIGWETFLPTRWTFDHFVALFQSTFGRSIFNSLFVAVATVAGGLIVCTLAAFALAVIEFPGRNIVFTLMIVSFLIPFDAIALPLYYVMRGAELQNTYLGLILPGVGNGLAVFLLRQFFLGLPKELREAAMVDGMGWFQVFWRIYLPLTGPAMISAGLIMFIFQWQAYLWPLLIAPATEYKVAAVSIAQFNSAYGIAFGPIMAGAMCISLIPMLILVFFQPYFTNSVASTGSKE is encoded by the coding sequence ATGACGACCGCGCGCATCAAGCCGGCAAAGGCGCTGCACATCGCCACGATTGCCGCGGCCGGCATCGTGTTCTTCCTGCCGCTCTGGTGGATCTTCATCAGCGCCATGCGCCCGGAAGACGATATCTTCCGCTACCTCAATCCGATCGGCTGGGAGACGTTCCTGCCCACGCGCTGGACGTTCGACCACTTCGTGGCGCTCTTCCAGAGTACGTTCGGTCGCTCGATCTTCAACTCGCTGTTCGTCGCCGTGGCGACGGTCGCGGGCGGATTGATCGTCTGCACGCTGGCGGCGTTCGCGCTCGCCGTGATCGAGTTTCCGGGCCGAAACATCGTGTTCACGCTCATGATCGTGAGCTTCCTTATCCCGTTCGACGCCATCGCGCTGCCGCTCTACTACGTGATGCGTGGTGCCGAGCTGCAGAACACCTATCTGGGCCTGATCCTGCCAGGCGTCGGCAATGGCCTCGCGGTCTTCCTCCTGCGCCAGTTCTTTCTCGGGCTTCCCAAGGAATTGCGCGAGGCGGCCATGGTGGATGGCATGGGCTGGTTCCAGGTGTTCTGGCGTATCTACCTGCCGCTGACCGGTCCCGCCATGATCAGCGCCGGGCTCATCATGTTCATCTTCCAGTGGCAGGCCTATCTCTGGCCGCTGCTGATCGCGCCCGCGACCGAATACAAGGTCGCGGCGGTGTCGATCGCCCAGTTCAACAGCGCCTACGGCATAGCCTTCGGACCGATCATGGCCGGCGCGATGTGCATCTCGCTCATCCCCATGCTGATCCTCGTGTTCTTCCAGCCTTACTTTACCAATTCGGTGGCCTCCACCGGCAGCAAGGAGTGA
- a CDS encoding carbohydrate ABC transporter permease: MSKSKNVLVALAFLAPAILAVSILRIWPALVAVHESLLAPRATTYSLDNYIYIFTDPIFQSSVVTTLFFSIVVNPLQIAVALGLAILLNNKLPGTGFWRTLILLPVAIPASVSAVVWAAALRPDGLANAMLAVFGIGPQPFLTSPQQALACIILVTSWIGVGYWMTILLAGLQDIPKSLYEAARIDGMNRWQQFRFVTLPQLRRPLTFVLVADTVANFLVFAPVQILTRGGPQRSTNLIMHEIYTRAFATGDKSSAYAATVVLILLMLTVVAIQFRMMGDQGDKA; encoded by the coding sequence GTGTCCAAGTCGAAGAACGTTTTGGTTGCCCTTGCCTTTCTGGCTCCCGCAATCCTGGCTGTTTCAATCCTGAGAATCTGGCCCGCGCTGGTCGCTGTCCATGAGTCGTTGCTCGCTCCGCGGGCAACGACCTATAGCCTGGACAACTACATCTACATCTTCACCGATCCGATCTTTCAGTCCTCGGTGGTGACGACGCTTTTCTTCTCGATCGTCGTCAATCCGCTGCAGATCGCCGTCGCGCTGGGGCTGGCCATCCTGCTCAACAACAAGCTGCCCGGCACCGGCTTCTGGCGGACGCTGATCCTGCTGCCCGTCGCCATTCCGGCCTCGGTCTCGGCCGTCGTGTGGGCGGCGGCGCTGCGTCCGGATGGTCTTGCCAATGCGATGCTTGCCGTCTTCGGCATCGGCCCGCAGCCGTTCCTGACCTCGCCGCAACAGGCGCTCGCCTGCATCATTCTCGTCACGAGCTGGATTGGCGTCGGCTATTGGATGACGATCCTCCTGGCCGGGCTCCAGGACATCCCGAAATCGCTCTACGAGGCGGCGCGGATCGACGGCATGAACCGCTGGCAGCAATTCCGCTTCGTGACGCTGCCGCAATTGCGCCGACCGCTGACCTTCGTGCTGGTGGCCGACACCGTCGCCAATTTCCTGGTCTTCGCACCGGTGCAGATCCTGACGCGCGGTGGTCCGCAGCGCTCGACCAACCTCATCATGCACGAAATCTATACGCGCGCCTTCGCCACCGGCGACAAGTCGAGCGCCTATGCCGCCACCGTCGTGCTTATCCTCCTCATGCTGACCGTGGTTGCCATCCAGTTCCGCATGATGGGCGATCAGGGAGACAAGGCATGA
- a CDS encoding sugar ABC transporter substrate-binding protein has translation MTSIVKTALAAAMAAALSSVSAAAVMAQDVTLTLISAEQDAVVAPVIAAFEAKYPNIKVQHQSIPFESMNATIEARIGGQDSSIDVMFVDSPRVPAMVSRGYLKSLEDLRGEIEPLVTPVALDALSVNGTIYTLPLWTSTQMMFYNKDLLDKAGIPYPGSNAEDRLTYQQIVDLSKKAQAAGAKYGFTFEQVDRYYQLQPIFESVGAGSGLTGEGNLTASITNDNWVKGAQFYSSLFADGVAPRGVPVGQIPPLFANGEVAFFVGGPWRLDGFQKAEGLKFGVAPVPYFEGGKPVTPTGSWALAVSPYSAHPDEAMLLAKFMTLDPEGAFKTVEANPIPPVNLKAFDIYIDWFAAKFEGVGEDAKKIMTYELRDTAISRPLSAGYVAFEEVMNRVFGDLRNGADVVPTLQDAERELNSTLSRIQ, from the coding sequence ATGACCAGCATTGTGAAAACGGCTCTTGCGGCCGCGATGGCCGCTGCCCTGTCATCAGTCAGCGCGGCCGCCGTGATGGCCCAGGACGTGACGCTGACGTTGATTTCGGCGGAGCAGGACGCGGTCGTCGCGCCGGTGATCGCCGCGTTCGAGGCCAAATACCCCAACATCAAGGTGCAGCACCAATCGATCCCGTTCGAAAGCATGAACGCGACGATCGAGGCGCGCATCGGCGGCCAGGATTCGAGCATCGACGTGATGTTCGTGGATAGCCCGCGCGTGCCGGCCATGGTGTCGCGCGGCTACCTCAAGTCGCTCGAGGACCTGCGCGGCGAGATCGAGCCGCTGGTAACCCCGGTGGCCCTGGATGCGCTGAGCGTCAACGGAACGATCTATACGCTGCCGCTTTGGACCTCGACGCAGATGATGTTCTACAACAAGGATCTGCTGGACAAGGCGGGCATTCCCTATCCCGGCTCGAATGCCGAGGATCGGCTGACCTATCAGCAGATCGTCGACCTGAGCAAAAAGGCCCAGGCAGCAGGCGCCAAGTATGGCTTCACCTTCGAGCAGGTCGATCGCTACTACCAGCTGCAGCCGATTTTCGAATCCGTCGGCGCCGGCTCGGGCCTGACGGGCGAAGGCAACCTCACGGCCTCGATCACCAATGACAACTGGGTCAAGGGCGCGCAGTTCTATTCGAGCCTCTTCGCCGATGGCGTCGCGCCGCGCGGCGTGCCGGTCGGCCAGATCCCGCCGCTCTTCGCCAATGGCGAAGTCGCGTTCTTCGTAGGCGGACCCTGGCGGCTCGATGGCTTCCAGAAGGCCGAAGGCCTCAAGTTCGGCGTAGCGCCGGTGCCCTATTTCGAGGGTGGCAAGCCAGTGACCCCGACCGGCTCCTGGGCCCTGGCCGTCAGCCCCTATTCGGCACATCCCGATGAGGCGATGCTGCTGGCCAAGTTCATGACGCTCGACCCCGAGGGAGCCTTCAAGACCGTTGAGGCCAACCCGATTCCGCCGGTCAACCTCAAGGCCTTCGACATCTATATCGACTGGTTCGCCGCCAAGTTCGAAGGTGTGGGCGAGGACGCCAAGAAGATCATGACCTACGAGCTGCGCGACACGGCCATCAGCCGTCCGCTCTCTGCCGGCTACGTGGCCTTCGAGGAAGTGATGAACCGCGTCTTCGGCGACCTGCGTAACGGCGCCGACGTCGTGCCCACGCTGCAGGATGCCGAGCGCGAGCTCAACTCTACCCTGTCGCGTATCCAGTAA
- a CDS encoding LacI family DNA-binding transcriptional regulator — MKKRGPASIDVAKLAGVSRSAVSRTFTPNTYVSPETRAKVLAAAEMLGYRPNAIARSLSKQSSGLVGVICSDLTNPFYAELLERLSMALQKRGIGILLLVGDASRMDDLLERMLSYQVDGILLPASKLTSKLAVSLNASGRPVVLVNHQLLDGGVSSVGGDNYAGGIVVADMLVAAGYRRIGYISGPEDTSSALDRGRGLQDGLARHGLPLLMRASGEDSRDVTMAVMRQFMNRAEPPDAVFCANDLMALAAMEVAKLEFGRNVPDGMGIVGYDNTLLARSGLHRLTTVDQNLDEMAEQAVAMLVEKLAGARAETVEHVKIAPRLVPGATTR, encoded by the coding sequence ATGAAGAAGCGCGGACCCGCATCGATAGACGTCGCAAAGCTTGCCGGAGTGTCCCGGTCGGCGGTATCGCGCACCTTTACCCCCAACACCTACGTGTCGCCGGAAACGCGGGCCAAGGTGCTCGCCGCAGCCGAGATGCTGGGCTATCGGCCCAATGCCATCGCGCGCTCGCTGTCCAAGCAAAGCAGCGGGCTGGTGGGGGTGATCTGTTCTGACCTGACCAACCCGTTCTACGCCGAATTGCTGGAGCGGCTGTCGATGGCGCTGCAGAAGCGCGGCATCGGCATCCTGCTGCTGGTCGGCGACGCATCGCGAATGGATGACCTGCTCGAGCGCATGCTTTCATACCAGGTCGATGGCATCCTGCTGCCGGCGTCCAAGCTGACATCCAAGCTTGCGGTATCGCTCAATGCGTCGGGGCGGCCGGTGGTGCTGGTCAATCACCAGCTGCTCGATGGGGGCGTGAGTTCGGTCGGCGGCGACAATTATGCAGGCGGCATCGTGGTGGCGGATATGCTGGTTGCGGCCGGCTATCGGCGCATCGGCTACATTTCAGGCCCCGAAGATACGTCGAGCGCGCTCGATCGCGGTCGGGGCTTGCAGGATGGGCTTGCACGCCATGGCCTGCCGCTGCTGATGCGGGCGAGCGGCGAGGATAGTCGCGACGTGACCATGGCGGTGATGCGCCAGTTCATGAACCGGGCCGAGCCGCCCGACGCGGTGTTCTGCGCCAACGACCTCATGGCCCTGGCGGCCATGGAGGTCGCCAAGCTCGAGTTCGGGCGCAATGTGCCCGATGGCATGGGTATCGTCGGCTACGACAACACGCTGTTGGCGCGATCCGGCCTGCATCGACTGACGACGGTCGACCAGAATCTCGATGAGATGGCAGAGCAGGCCGTAGCCATGCTCGTCGAAAAACTCGCCGGTGCGCGCGCCGAAACCGTCGAGCACGTCAAGATCGCTCCGCGCCTGGTTCCCGGCGCCACCACCCGATGA
- a CDS encoding ABC transporter ATP-binding protein encodes MSTLALRGVKKSYAAVQVLHSVDMEVQEGEFVVLVGPSGCGKSTMLRMIAGLEEVTEGEIRIDGRVVNNDTPKQRNIAMVFQNYALYPHMTVRQNIGINLEIAGVGKQEVERRVRAAAELLGIEDYLDRRPAQLSGGQRQRVAMGRAIVRDPAVFLFDEPLSNLDAKLRVQMRSEIKALQTKMPRTSIYVTHDQTEAMTLADRVVIMNQGRIEQMGTAMDVYSRPENTFVASFIGSPAMNIFETPISSVDGAPAFELGGARLPLPPGIQPTEPVLVGLRPEHIAIDPSGKAKAEVLYVEPMGAQTQIAARAGTQDLVIVCPGTTIVKTGETLGLTIAPDNIHVFSKATGQRL; translated from the coding sequence TTGAGTACGTTGGCGCTGAGGGGCGTGAAGAAATCCTACGCCGCCGTGCAGGTTCTGCACTCGGTGGACATGGAAGTTCAGGAAGGCGAATTCGTCGTGCTGGTCGGCCCGTCGGGCTGCGGCAAGTCGACCATGCTGCGCATGATCGCCGGGCTGGAAGAGGTCACAGAGGGCGAGATTCGCATCGATGGCCGGGTGGTCAACAACGACACGCCCAAGCAGCGCAACATCGCCATGGTGTTCCAGAACTACGCGCTATACCCCCACATGACCGTGCGCCAGAACATCGGCATCAACCTCGAAATTGCCGGCGTCGGCAAACAGGAAGTGGAGCGCCGTGTCCGTGCCGCAGCCGAGTTGCTGGGCATCGAGGACTATCTCGATCGCCGCCCCGCTCAGCTTTCCGGCGGCCAGCGCCAGCGCGTGGCCATGGGTCGCGCCATCGTCCGCGATCCGGCGGTTTTTCTGTTTGACGAACCGCTGAGCAATCTGGACGCCAAGCTGCGCGTCCAGATGCGCTCGGAGATCAAGGCGCTCCAGACCAAGATGCCGCGCACCTCGATCTACGTGACGCACGACCAGACCGAGGCCATGACGCTTGCCGATCGCGTCGTCATCATGAACCAGGGCCGCATCGAGCAGATGGGCACGGCCATGGACGTCTATAGCCGCCCCGAAAACACGTTCGTTGCGAGCTTCATCGGCTCACCCGCCATGAACATCTTCGAAACGCCGATCAGCAGCGTCGACGGCGCCCCCGCCTTCGAGCTCGGCGGCGCCCGATTGCCCCTGCCCCCTGGCATCCAACCCACCGAGCCAGTCCTGGTCGGGCTTCGGCCGGAACATATCGCCATCGATCCTTCCGGCAAGGCCAAGGCCGAAGTGCTCTATGTCGAACCGATGGGCGCCCAGACCCAAATAGCCGCTCGCGCAGGCACGCAGGACCTGGTCATCGTCTGCCCCGGCACCACGATCGTCAAAACCGGCGAAACCTTGGGGCTCACGATCGCACCGGACAATATTCACGTCTTCTCGAAGGCCACCGGCCAGCGCCTCTAG
- a CDS encoding glycerophosphodiester phosphodiesterase family protein, with protein sequence MTRIIGHRGARNLWPENSLTGFRNLLELPVEGVEFDIHLTKAGELLVIHDPTLDRTTEGSGPVENLAAEARRSLRLKDSQDGIPDLDSVLALFADSDMELHIELKDSAEGRPYPGLAARVLEAVGRHGLQDRSILTSFTPDVLAEIRRLSPTTQTLNSFHTPTAEAEGLEPALHTRNAVADLIAVEKSLLDKHWASIVALVPLDRLGVWVPNTEADLRYWLNRGLRQITTDDPVLALATRNSPAA encoded by the coding sequence ATGACCCGCATCATCGGCCACCGCGGCGCGCGCAATCTGTGGCCTGAAAACAGCCTGACCGGTTTCCGGAATCTCCTCGAATTGCCGGTGGAAGGCGTCGAGTTCGACATCCATCTCACCAAGGCCGGCGAACTGCTCGTGATCCACGACCCCACCCTCGACCGCACTACCGAAGGCTCCGGTCCGGTCGAGAACCTGGCGGCCGAAGCACGCCGCAGCCTGCGCCTCAAAGACAGCCAGGACGGCATTCCCGACCTCGATTCCGTGCTGGCCCTCTTCGCCGACAGCGACATGGAGCTGCACATCGAACTCAAGGATTCCGCCGAAGGCCGCCCCTATCCCGGCCTCGCGGCTAGGGTGCTAGAAGCAGTCGGGCGCCACGGCCTGCAAGACCGCTCGATCCTGACCAGCTTCACCCCCGACGTGCTCGCCGAAATCCGTCGGCTTTCGCCGACCACCCAAACACTCAACTCGTTTCACACCCCCACCGCCGAAGCCGAAGGCCTCGAACCCGCCCTCCACACGCGCAACGCGGTCGCCGACCTCATCGCCGTCGAAAAGAGCCTGCTGGACAAGCATTGGGCGTCCATCGTCGCACTCGTACCGCTCGACCGCCTGGGCGTCTGGGTGCCCAATACCGAGGCCGACCTGCGCTACTGGCTCAACCGTGGCCTGCGCCAGATCACCACCGACGACCCGGTGCTCGCCCTCGCCACGCGCAATTCCCCGGCGGCCTGA